Within the Dehalococcoidia bacterium genome, the region CGTCCTCATCGTCGATGACCACGCCGTACTCAGGCAGGCCCTGCGCTACCTCCTCGAGGCCCAGGCCGGTGTCGTCGTCGTCGGTGACGCCGCCAACGGCCGCGACGCCGTCGAGATGGCCGAGAAGCTCCAGCCGGACGTCGTCCTCATGGACGCCGTCATGCCCGGCCTCAACGGCATCGAGGCCACGCGCCAGATCCGGCGCCGTCTGCCCAAGACCAAGGTCCTCATCCTCACTGGCTACATGGAGGACGAGCAGATCTCCGGCGCCCTCAAGGCCGGCGCTTCCGGCTACGTCGTCAAGAAGTCCGATGTCGACGAACTCCTGCTCGGCATCCAGGCCGTGCACCGTGGCAACCCTTATTTCAGCTCCAGCATTGGCGACGGCGACCTCACGGACTACCTCTGGCAGCTCCGCAGCAACGACGGCCGGGTCGGCTACGACCTCCTCACCAGCCGCGAGCGGGAGGTCCTGCAGCTGATCGCCGAAGGGCACTCCAACCAGCAGATCGCGAAGGCCCTGTTCATAAGCGTCAAGACGGTCGAGGCCCACCGCGCGCACATCATGAGCAAGCTCCACGCCCGCAACCGCACGGACC harbors:
- a CDS encoding response regulator transcription factor — its product is MNRIPAASTPTASPGDPATFRQAQGPAWNQASAGTAPIRVLIVDDHAVLRQALRYLLEAQAGVVVVGDAANGRDAVEMAEKLQPDVVLMDAVMPGLNGIEATRQIRRRLPKTKVLILTGYMEDEQISGALKAGASGYVVKKSDVDELLLGIQAVHRGNPYFSSSIGDGDLTDYLWQLRSNDGRVGYDLLTSREREVLQLIAEGHSNQQIAKALFISVKTVEAHRAHIMSKLHARNRTDLIRYALKKGIVGFDHVPVEASAD